In Silene latifolia isolate original U9 population chromosome X, ASM4854445v1, whole genome shotgun sequence, the following proteins share a genomic window:
- the LOC141620166 gene encoding protein FAR1-RELATED SEQUENCE 5-like, with the protein MVVQDIFGSNGRCQPRIIITDQDKSMKSVVPKVFKESTHRLCMWHIMKKLREKVSYQLFQDEDFKTRLNRCVWNNQLEPDEFEEQWGKIMTDYQLVEHEWFLHLYDIREQWIPAYFKDVSMFGLMRVTSRSESENSFFDRFLTPHLTLVQFWVCYKSALEAQRHKQSKLNSDNKYSEIPRKTNSNLEVHASEIYLHNIFKDFQTELVAALSDFCFKDVEKIDETKIYILTDLQMPNKSWNVAYSPDNMEITCSCSMFQRMGLLGRHCLWILHNQDFQKIPEQYIMQ; encoded by the coding sequence ATGGTTGTTCAAGACATTTTTGGAAGCAATGGGCGGTGCCAGCCGAGAATTATAATTACTGATCAGGACAAATCAATGAAGTCGGTAGTCCCGAAAGTGTTTAAGGAGTCAACACACAGACTGTGCATGTGGCACATAATGAAGAAACTAAGAGAAAAAGTCAGTTATCAACTGTTTCAAGATGAGGATTTTAAGACCAGGCTCAAtaggtgtgtttggaacaaccaacTTGAGCCCGATGAATTCGAAGAACAATGGGGGAAGATAATGACTGATTATCAACTTGTAGAACACGAGTGGTTTTTACATTTGTACGATATCAGGGAACAATGGATCCCTGCCTATTTTAAAGATGTTTCCATGTTTGGCTTGATGAGGGTTACTTCTAGGTCTGAGAGTGAAAACAGTTTCTTTGACAGGTTCCTCACACCTCATTTGACCCTTGTTCAGTTTTGGGTGTGCTATAAGAGTGCCTTGGAAGCACAAAGACACAAGCAGTCCAAGTTGAACAGTGACAACAAATACTCTGAAATCCCACGGAAAACAAACTCAAACCTTGAAGTTCATGCTTCTGAAATATACTTGcacaacattttcaaagactTCCAAACAGAATTGGTTGCAGCTTTGTCTGATTTCTGTTTTAAAGATGTggagaagattgatgagacaaaaatatatattctaacAGACTTGCAGATGCCAAATAAGTCATGGAACGTAGCATATTCACCAGATAACATGGAGATTACTTGTTCCTGTTCTATGTTTCAGAGAATGGGCTTGTTGGGCAGGCACTGCCTTTGGATTCTACACAACCAAGATTTTCAGAAAATACCAGAACAGTACATAATGCAATAA